Proteins co-encoded in one Gossypium arboreum isolate Shixiya-1 chromosome 11, ASM2569848v2, whole genome shotgun sequence genomic window:
- the LOC128283824 gene encoding uncharacterized protein LOC128283824 has protein sequence MMERGLIAQNLGVRPREAENYCEFHDQKDHEIQKCSEFRALLQGLMDNKELEFFKYVGSPEKTDVCASEEGSMKGVYKANHPVVIISRPRMNEVGAQVAPKVVIHKPVAFPYKDSKRVPWNYSCNVTFPGEETPINASKEAQDEGFYTRSGKRYTPSTKVEQHSEYSVVEQLHKQPKQILVIGLTFKLKPIAIALMKVLKETYAANDISVNKMDRLVNNISADNFIFFNDDEVPPGGRGLTKALHITTRCKGYTLPGVLIDNGSALNVLPLSTLMRAFDGTERKVMGKIEVPLLIWPSTYEVDFLVMDIKPSYNCLLGRPWIHSAGAVPSSLHQKLKLVTESQLVTINAEEDIIATITSDAPYLEANDEAIECSFRSLEFVNATFIAEENKILIPRLSETTRMGLRLTIGKGALPGRGLGRYLQGRINIPMTKDKQDRVIHSERKTSRKKILEEMMESLDINTTYEEGTGVENLSGIRPYEPGSVLNNWNVEEISTPHQRRIQASLAKASKDETRCVVENKRGGQEAIRCWFPTSG, from the exons ATGATGGAAAGAGGGTTGATAGCACAGAATTTAGGGGTCAGACCTCGAGAAGCGGAGAATTATTGCGAGTTCCATGATCAAAAGGATCACGAGATTCAGAAATGCAGCGAATTCAGGGCTTTGttacaaggattgatggataataaggagttgGAATTCTTCAAATATGTTGGGAGCCCGGAAAAAACAGATGTGTGTGCCTCCGAAGAAGGATCGATGAAGGGTGTTTACAAAGCcaaccacccagtggttatcatatcacgtccGAGAATGAATGAAGTTGGGGCACAAGTTGCGCCGAAGGTCGTGATCCATaagcccgttgctttcccttacaaggatagcaaaagggtaccGTGGAACTATAGCTGTAATGTGACATTCCCGGGAGAGGAGACCCCGATTAATGCATCAAAGGAAGCTCAAGATGAGGGTTTTTATACGCGCAGCGGAAAACGTTATACCCCAAGTACAAAAGTTGAAcag caCAGCGAATATAGTGTTGTAGAACAGTTGCACAAACAACCAAAGCAGATATTGGTAATCGGCCTTACTTTTAAGCTCAAACCCATCGCAAtagcattgatgaaggtgctgaaGGAAACTTATGCTGCTAATGATATCTCTGTAAACAAAATGGACCgcttagtcaacaatataagtgccgaCAACTTTATATTCTTCAATGACGATGAAGTACCACCAGGGGGCCGAGGATTaactaaagctttgcacatcacgacTCGCTGTAAAGGGTACACATTACCGGGGGTATTGATCGACAATGGGTCTGCGTTGaatgtcctacccctatctacgttga tgagagcatttgatggcacggaaagGAAGGTAATGGGGAAAATTGAAGTACCCCTCTTAATCTGGCCGAGCACGTATGAAGTAGATTTCTTGGTCATGGACATTAAGCCTTCATATAATTGcctattggggagaccatggatacactcggcaggggCAGTCCCTTCATCGCTGCACCAAAAGTTGAAATTAGTGACTGAAAGTCAGTTAGTAACGATCAATGCTGAAGAGGACATCATCGCGACAATAACCAGTGACGCCCCATATCTCGAGGCAAATGATGAAGCAATCGAGTGCTCTTTTCGATCTTTGGAGTTTGTGAACGCGACGTTCATCGCCGAAGAAAATAAGATTCTAATACCCAGGTTATctgagactacaagaatgggactacgGCTAACTATTGGAAAAGGGGCTCTACCCGGAAGAGGACTCGGGAGATACCTCCAAGGAAGGATTAATATACCAATGACGAAGGACAAACAAGACC GGGTCATTCACTCCGAGCGAAAGACGTCGAGAAAGAAAATCTTAGAAGAAATGATGGAGAGTTTAGACATCAACACCACGTATGAAGAAGGAACTGGGGTAGAGAATTTGTCGGGCATTCGCCCCTATGAGCCGGGAAGCGTTCTAAATAATTGGAATGTGGAAGAGATTtct